Part of the Candidatus Cloacimonas sp. genome, TCACACGCCAAACAACTAATGCAATTATTGGAAAAAAACATTGAAACTTATGAAAGTCAGTTTGGTGAAATTAAAATTCACGGTCAACAGGATAACAAATCTGTCGGTTTTAAACCCGATTTTAAGAATTGAGGTTTAATATAATTATATAGTAAAAAATCCAGTGTTATTACTGGACAAGCCCTTCCTGTGATAAACAGGAAGGCAAACAAAATTTATGGGCATAACCGCTTTGGCAACCCAAAAAATGCAATCCGGAGAAAGATAGTTACCGAATTCTTTCTCTACCAATGAGTTTGTGGAACGATTATAACAGATACCGATTTTCTTCACTTGCCTTTTTGGGCAAACTAATGCTTCCCAACAAAATCCCGAAATTCTTCCTGTAACATTCCGATATGACTCTCGTATCGTTCCCGTATCGCGATATGGGAACGATACGGGAATCTCACCAGCAGGATAGCGGAAACAAGAAGGGAAAAATAAAATTGGGCAAAACCTATAGTTTCCGTTCTCTTTCCGGGCAAGAAGAAATCTATTTTTTATTATTCCTGCTAAAGGATGAAGTTAATCCCGTTATATCTGAACAACCGCTATTTCAAAACAGAAATTAGATTAATTTTTAATTTCGGGTGCTCTGTAATTTAAAAAAATCAGCGTAACTTGCTGGAAATAAACAAATAAGAACGATTCATCCGAAAAAAAAATTGCAGTAATTTATTATTTATTGCCACCCAAAAGCTTACAACTATTTGACAAGGTATAGGATTACGGAGTTTAATGTTTTAATTATTTGGCAAACAACAAGATAAACATTCAAGCATCAGGGAATGAGCAGGAAAAGATAATTTAGAAATATAAAAAAAAGTGCATTTTGGACTTGACAAGAAAAACATTGTGTCATATAAGAACCACAGAATGTCAGAGAAACTCAAAAAAACTCAAGGTGGTTCACAGGAATGAGACAAAAAAGCACGGACACTACAGCAAAAACCGGTATTTCTATGAAACCGGGAAAAAAGGATGTCAGCTATGTCTGGTGAATTTCTTGGTATCTTTGAAAATGCTGTGCACAAACAGCGAGTAATTATTCCGGCAGCTTTCAAAAAGAAATTTGCAGAAGAATCCGAAAAAAAAGTTGTGGTTACTTTAGGTCCCAATGACACGATAGCAATTTATCCTCTGGATTGCTGGAAAGCTACCCTGGAACGCTTAAAAAACGGAGATGAGCATTCTCATAAGCTAAGAACGCAATTGATAGATTTTGCAATGACAGAACAGGAATTGGAAGGACCGGGTAGAGTTCGTATTCATGAGATATTACTCAACGAAGTTAATATTACCGATAAGGTTGTAATTAAAGGAGAGGGGCATTATATATCTCTTTGGAATCCAAAGGTTTATAGTGAAGTGCGTGCCGGTAAACTAAATTTACATCGCAAGCAATTCTCATCTGAGGATTATCAATTATGAGTTTCCATACTCCGGTGATGGTGCAACAGTGCCTTTTTTATCTCAATTTGAGAGCCGGGAAAATATATGTGGATGCTACAACCGGAGGCGGGGGACATAGTTTAGCCCTTTTACAGAGGCAACCGGAGGTTAAATTATATTGTTTTGACCAGGATACGGAAGCAATTGAAGAAGCAGGAAAAACTCTTGGTTCCTATCCAAATGTGGAATTGATAAAAGCCAATTTTAAGCAACTGAGAACAGAGCTTGCCTATCGTAAAGTGAAAGGAATTGATGGCATTTTGTTTGATTTAGGTGTTTCTTCCCGGCAGCTGGAAAAAGCAGAGCGCGGTTTTAGTTTTGAAAAAGATGCTCCTTTGGATATGAGAATGGATACAGACCTGAAATACTGTGCTTATAATGCAGTGAACGAATTGGATACAAAAACTCTGGCTACTATCTTCAGGAACTATGGAGAAGAACAAAATGCAATGCGCATAGCCAAAGCTATTGAAAAAGCCCCAAAACCTATAAAGACCACCGGGGCACTGGCGAAAATTGTGGAAAGCATTGCCGGAAAAGGCACCAAGGCATCTCTTAAAAGCAAGGTGCGAATTTTTCAGGCATTGCGGATATATGTGAATAAAGAATTAGAAGTTCTTTCTACAGCATTACAGGATGCCATCAATATATTGAATCCCGAAGGCAGAATAGTTGTGCTCAGCTATCACTCTCTGGAGGATAGAATTGTGAAACAGACCTTTAAGAAAGCAGAACAGGAAAATTCTTATCCGCAGAATTCTTTAGGGAGTAATTATCACTATCAACAGTTAGAAATTTTAACCAAAAAACCTGTAAGAGCCGAAGAAGAGGAAATAGCTTCCAATTCGCGTTCCCGAAGCGCAAAGTTACGCGCTGCTGAAAAATTACAGCGGGAAAATCGGGAAATAAAAAATAACCTGAAACAAAAGCGGCAAAACGCAGAGGAGGAAAAATGAGGGGAAGAATTCTGATTCTTGTATCCCTGTTTGCAGTAGTGTTTTTTCTCAGTTTTTATAATAACAACCGCATAGTGAAATATACCAGAACAATTTCTGCTTTGGAAAAGACCTACTATGCGGACAAAAACATTAATACAGAATTACTGGTTGAATATGACGATTTACGCAGCGGGAGACATATTGCTTCTTTGGTGAGAGTAGAATTGAGCAATTTTATTCCCGATCAGGAAGCAGGAAAAATAATCTATGTGCACGAGCCCTCTCCCAAGCAGGAAAAGAAGAACTATTGCATCATAGACCTGTTGGCTAAAAAAGCAGAAGCAAAGAATGTGCAGATTTTACTGGATTAAAAAATGAAATCCCGTTTCTATTTTTTGGTAGTAATCTTTTCTCTGGCAGCTGTTCTCTGGACGGTATATCTTTTCTGTATTCAGATATTAGACCCCTTTCATTTGGCAGGAGCAAGAAGAATGCGCTATACACCCAAAAAAGAAATTCTGATTCCGCGCAGGGGTTCCATTCTGGACGCCAAAGGAAATTTGTTAGTAAGCTCAATCAGCTATTACCAGATAGATGTTGACCGGGCATCTATAGCTTCCTGGGCAAAAAGTGAAAAAATACCTTATGAAAAAGCACTGGAGATGTGCGCTACTATAATTACTACCCAAACCACTTTAAGTAAAGAAGAAGTGCTGAAAAAATTAACTAACGGCAATAAACTTACTTCTATCCAAATTAGCAATAAAATAAGCGAAGTAGAACTGGATAGGTTAATTAAGGATTTTCAGGCAAAAGATATGCCTGGCTTAATATATAGCTTTGCTTCAATGAAAAGGATATACTCCAAAGATATTCTGGCAGCCAGAGTTCTGGGCTCGGTTAATGAAATTTCCAATGGCTATGATCCGGCAACTAATAGTAAATCGCTTTATAAGCTATCCGGTGTATGCGGAATTGAATCTACCTACGATAAATTTCTCTCCGGAAATTATGGCTGGAAAGAAGTTGTTCTGGATGCGAATCATCAACCGGTGCCCTATCCCAATTTGCATTCCAAAAAGCCGGAAGATGGAATGAACCTGTGGCTGACGATAGATTCCCAAATTCAAGAAATTGTGGAAAATGCCCTCTATGAAGGGATAGAGCAATATGGAGCCAAAAATGGTGGTGCTATTGTGATGGACCCCAATACCGGCAAAATTTTGGCTATGGCAGGTGTTTCTGGAGAAGATAAAACCGAAGACCCGAATTTAGTGAGAGTAAAATCTAATATTGCGGTCAGCTTTATGTTTGAACCTGGCTCTACAATGAAGCCGTTAACAATTCTACCGGCAATTCAGCATAAATTAGTTAAGCCCACGGAAAAAATTCAGTGCGGTAGATATCAAGTTGGAAGAAGAGTTATTTCCGATACTCATCAATATGGAGAATTAACTCCCCGGGAAATAATTACTAAATCCAGTAATGTGGGAATTGCCAAAATAGCGGAAAGAATAGGTTCTACACGACTATACGAAAATTTCATTGCTTTAGGTTTTGGGCAAAAAACCGCATTAAATATGACAGGCGAATCCAGTGGAATGTTTGCCAAGTTACAAAATTGGGATGGTTATACATTGCATTCAGTAGCTTTCGGTCAGGCAATTTCCACAACCGCTTTACAGCTTGCCACTGCTTACAGTGCTGTTGCCAATGGCGGAAAACTGATGAAACCTATTATTGTAGAGTCCATCAGAGATGACGAAGGAAAAATTGTTGAACAGTATGAACCCTCGGTTTTACGAACTGTTTCTACTCCTGCTGTTACTGATACCGTAAAATCGTATTTGCAGGGAGTTGTGGATTCAGGAACTGCCAGGCATATAAAAATGGATTACATTCAAGTTGGGGGTAAAACCGGAACCGCACAAAAAAACATTGCCGGAACCAGGGGCTATAGCGAAGGCAAATATAGTTCTGTATTTGTAGGAATGTTCCCGATAGAAAAACCCCAGATGGTAGTAGTTGTTTTTTATGATGAACCGGCTCCAGGTTTTCATTTTGGCAGCACCAGCAGCGCTCCAACTTTTAAAAAGATTGTAGAAAATATTCTCTTTATGCCCGATTGTCAGATTTTACCCTATAATGAACGCCTGATGCAAACAACACTTACAATGCCGAATCTAATCGGGATGCATCTTTTTCAAGCAGAAAGTTCTCTTAATCGTTACGGATTTCAATATAAAGTTGAGGGACCCGATTCTGCTTCAGTAGTTATAAATCAATTTCCCAAGCCAGGCGTAACTGTTGATCCGCATTATCCGATAACTCTGAAAATAGGACCTAACGCAGATAAAAAAGCACCGGTGCACGAAACAGGAACGATGCCCAATTTAGTAGGTTTAACTTTGCGGGAAGCGTTAAAACAGGCATCCGTTCAAGGATTGGCAGTAAATATTCAAGGTTCGGGTATAGTTCGTTCTCAATCCGTTCTTCCAGGAAGTAGAATTCTTAAAGGAAGTAAATGCTATCTGGAGGCAACTCTGTGATTACCAGAATCCTGAATGCACTACAACAACATTCTCTGCTGATAGAAACAGGCAATTTGGATCAATTGCAAAACTGGCAGGGAAGCGTGCAGACAGATAACAGGAAAATTAAACCCGGCGATATTTTCGTCTGTATTAAAGGTGCCAATTTTGATGGTCATAACTTTATTTCTTCAGCCCTTGAGATGGGTGCCTCTCTTATTGTTTGTCTGGAAGTGCCAAATTCTGCTATCCCTTATATAAAAGTGAACGACACCAGGAAAGCTGCTGCAGTAATTGCTCGCACAGTGATGCTCCCTGAAAAGATTCCTTTTACTTTAATTGGCATAACCGGCACAAACGGTAAAACAACAACTTCGCTGATGTTGTATGAAGCACTGAGAAACTTGGGTTTTCGTTGTGGTTGGATTGGCACTTTGGGCTATTATATTAACGGGGAAACTTTTCCCGGTGAGAGAACTACTCCCGATATAATTGAACTAAATGAGATTTTTGCAGATATGATAGAGGCAAAGGTAAACTATGTAGTTATGGAGGTCTCTTCGCATTCACTTTCCCTGGATAGAGTGTATGGCGTGCAATTTAGCTACTGTCTGTTCAGCAACCTGGGATATGACCATTTGGATTTTCATCTGAATAGAGAAAACTACGGTAAAGCTAAAATGAGCTTTTTTGAACAAGGGGCAAAAGATGGAGCTTTTTGCATAATCAATACTCAAGACCCTTTTGGGGCTCAAATACAGGAAATGCTGAATAACAAGCAGGCAAAGCTCTATACCCTTGGGGGTAGCGATGCGGATTTTCAATATGCAGATATTAAAACTGATATTCATAATAGCAGTTTTAAGCTTCTCTCGGCTCAAGTGGAAATACCTGTTCAAAGCTGTTTAATCGGCAGTTTCAATATTCAAAATCTGGGGCTGGCGGCTCTAACATTATATGCCTTAGGTTTCAAGCCCTCTGCAATATCCAATTCTTTAAAGGATATTCCCCCCGTAAAAGGCAGATTGGAAAGAGTAGAAAATAACTTGGGAATAGGGATTTTTATTGATTATGCTCATACTCCCGATGCAATTGATAATGTGTTAAAAGCAGTTGAAGATTTACCGCATAAAAGAATTTTAACCCTGATGGGAGCAGGTGGCGATAGAGATAAAAGTAAAAGACCTTTAATGTTGAAATCAGCTTTAAATCATAGCGATGTTGTTGTTGTCAGTGACGATAATCCGCGCAGTGAAAATCCCGAATCCATCATTAAAGATATTGTTTCTTCCAGCGCGCTATTTTTGCCTTGGTGGATAATTCGTAACAGAATGCAAGCAATTACCTCCCTTATTTCTCTGGCACAAAAAGATGATCTTGTTGTTATTTGTGGTAAAGGACACGAGGACTATCAGGAAATTGAAGGTATCAAACATCATTTTGATGACCGCGAAGCAACCCTGAAAGCTCTGGAAATGAAAGGAACCAAAGAAAAAGCAGATGATGAATTAATTTTACCCATAGATAAAACCTTGTTACAATTATTATTTCTTCCGCATTGGGAACCTGAGCCCAAGGGATATAAAGAACCGGTTTCTTATCCCTATCTTTCTACGGATTCCAGGGTTACAAAGCCGGGAAGTTTGTTTGTAGCTATTAAAGGGGAGAAATACGACGGGCATAACTATCTGCAAAATGTTCTAAGCATAGCAGAAAACTGTGCTTTGAGTGAAATCCCCTCTCCGCAAAATATTTCTAACCCTGAAGCGCTGTATTTTCAGGTTGCCAATTCGCAGGAGGCAATGGGACTTATATGTCGTAAATATTTACAGCTATTTGCCGCTAAGAGAATTGCCCTTACAGGCAGCACTGGAAAAACTACCTGTAAAGAATTGATGGCAAAGGTGTTGCAAACCTCAGCTCCCGTCTTAAAGACCCTGGCTAACGAAAATAATATGATTGGTTTATGCAAGACCATTTTACGCATTAAACCGGAACATCAATATGCAGTTTTGGAATTGGGAACTAATCATTTTGGAGAAATTAAAGCTCTGGCAGATGTAGCTGACCCGGAAATTGGCATAATTATTAATATTGGTCCCTCGCATTTGGAATATTTTGGGGACGAGGAAGGAGTTTTTAACGAAAAAATAACTCTCTTCAATAGATCTCTTGCTTTGCGTTTATATCCAGGTGATGATTCCCGCTTTGAAAATATTGCCCCCGAAGGAATAAGTATCGGCTATACAGAAAAGTGTGATTATAGAATAACACAGCATCAATATTCAGCAAACAGTCAATCCTTTTACCTGAATTCGGACTTATGGAATTTACCTTATGGAGCTCCTCATTATGCTTTAAATGCTTCTTTTGCAATTGTATTGGGCATAAAATCGGGAATTGGCAGAGACCAAATTCAGGCAGCGCTAAATAGTCCAATTCTTCTGGAATTGAGAAATCAGATTGAAAAAAGAGGTAGCGGATTGCTGATTGCCGATTGTTATAACGCCAATCCTTACTCAATGCAAAAAGCATTGGAATATTGGCAAACGCTCTATCCAGAACAACCCCATTATGCCATTTTGGGAGATATGCTGGAATTGGGAGAAAGCTCTATTTTATACCATCAATTGATTTCCGCAATGTTGGCAGAAATGCGTTATGAACAGTTAATTACGGTAGGAAATTATGCCCGTATCTATCATCCCGAAAAGGAAAGTGCCGTTATCCACTATGATACTGTAGGGCAGTTGATTAGCTCGGAACAATGGAAAACAATTCCGGATAATGCTGTAATTCTGGTAAAAGGTTCGCATTCAATACAATTAGAGCGTATTATTCCATTCCTGAAAGGAGAGAACTGATGCTATATCATCTTCTATACCCTCTGGCGAAATACAGCATCGTTTTTAATGTATTCCGTTATGTAACCTTTCGTTCTATCGGAGCTTTCATTACTTCATTGATAATTTCGCTTCTGGTTGGTCCTGCTTTTATTAAGTTATTAAAAAATAGGTCAGCTGTAGAGACAATAGATGAAGACCTTCCGGAAAGACACCGTTTGAAACAGGGAACTCCAACTATGGGTGGTATTATCATTCTGGTTTCATTGCTAATTTCTTCTTTATTATGGAATGTGCTTACCAATCCCGTTATTTTAATGATGTATCTTACAACTGTCT contains:
- a CDS encoding protein MraZ, producing the protein MSGEFLGIFENAVHKQRVIIPAAFKKKFAEESEKKVVVTLGPNDTIAIYPLDCWKATLERLKNGDEHSHKLRTQLIDFAMTEQELEGPGRVRIHEILLNEVNITDKVVIKGEGHYISLWNPKVYSEVRAGKLNLHRKQFSSEDYQL
- a CDS encoding UDP-N-acetylmuramoyl-L-alanyl-D-glutamate--2,6-diaminopimelate ligase, with product MITRILNALQQHSLLIETGNLDQLQNWQGSVQTDNRKIKPGDIFVCIKGANFDGHNFISSALEMGASLIVCLEVPNSAIPYIKVNDTRKAAAVIARTVMLPEKIPFTLIGITGTNGKTTTSLMLYEALRNLGFRCGWIGTLGYYINGETFPGERTTPDIIELNEIFADMIEAKVNYVVMEVSSHSLSLDRVYGVQFSYCLFSNLGYDHLDFHLNRENYGKAKMSFFEQGAKDGAFCIINTQDPFGAQIQEMLNNKQAKLYTLGGSDADFQYADIKTDIHNSSFKLLSAQVEIPVQSCLIGSFNIQNLGLAALTLYALGFKPSAISNSLKDIPPVKGRLERVENNLGIGIFIDYAHTPDAIDNVLKAVEDLPHKRILTLMGAGGDRDKSKRPLMLKSALNHSDVVVVSDDNPRSENPESIIKDIVSSSALFLPWWIIRNRMQAITSLISLAQKDDLVVICGKGHEDYQEIEGIKHHFDDREATLKALEMKGTKEKADDELILPIDKTLLQLLFLPHWEPEPKGYKEPVSYPYLSTDSRVTKPGSLFVAIKGEKYDGHNYLQNVLSIAENCALSEIPSPQNISNPEALYFQVANSQEAMGLICRKYLQLFAAKRIALTGSTGKTTCKELMAKVLQTSAPVLKTLANENNMIGLCKTILRIKPEHQYAVLELGTNHFGEIKALADVADPEIGIIINIGPSHLEYFGDEEGVFNEKITLFNRSLALRLYPGDDSRFENIAPEGISIGYTEKCDYRITQHQYSANSQSFYLNSDLWNLPYGAPHYALNASFAIVLGIKSGIGRDQIQAALNSPILLELRNQIEKRGSGLLIADCYNANPYSMQKALEYWQTLYPEQPHYAILGDMLELGESSILYHQLISAMLAEMRYEQLITVGNYARIYHPEKESAVIHYDTVGQLISSEQWKTIPDNAVILVKGSHSIQLERIIPFLKGEN
- the rsmH gene encoding 16S rRNA (cytosine(1402)-N(4))-methyltransferase RsmH translates to MSFHTPVMVQQCLFYLNLRAGKIYVDATTGGGGHSLALLQRQPEVKLYCFDQDTEAIEEAGKTLGSYPNVELIKANFKQLRTELAYRKVKGIDGILFDLGVSSRQLEKAERGFSFEKDAPLDMRMDTDLKYCAYNAVNELDTKTLATIFRNYGEEQNAMRIAKAIEKAPKPIKTTGALAKIVESIAGKGTKASLKSKVRIFQALRIYVNKELEVLSTALQDAINILNPEGRIVVLSYHSLEDRIVKQTFKKAEQENSYPQNSLGSNYHYQQLEILTKKPVRAEEEEIASNSRSRSAKLRAAEKLQRENREIKNNLKQKRQNAEEEK
- a CDS encoding penicillin-binding transpeptidase domain-containing protein, with product MKSRFYFLVVIFSLAAVLWTVYLFCIQILDPFHLAGARRMRYTPKKEILIPRRGSILDAKGNLLVSSISYYQIDVDRASIASWAKSEKIPYEKALEMCATIITTQTTLSKEEVLKKLTNGNKLTSIQISNKISEVELDRLIKDFQAKDMPGLIYSFASMKRIYSKDILAARVLGSVNEISNGYDPATNSKSLYKLSGVCGIESTYDKFLSGNYGWKEVVLDANHQPVPYPNLHSKKPEDGMNLWLTIDSQIQEIVENALYEGIEQYGAKNGGAIVMDPNTGKILAMAGVSGEDKTEDPNLVRVKSNIAVSFMFEPGSTMKPLTILPAIQHKLVKPTEKIQCGRYQVGRRVISDTHQYGELTPREIITKSSNVGIAKIAERIGSTRLYENFIALGFGQKTALNMTGESSGMFAKLQNWDGYTLHSVAFGQAISTTALQLATAYSAVANGGKLMKPIIVESIRDDEGKIVEQYEPSVLRTVSTPAVTDTVKSYLQGVVDSGTARHIKMDYIQVGGKTGTAQKNIAGTRGYSEGKYSSVFVGMFPIEKPQMVVVVFYDEPAPGFHFGSTSSAPTFKKIVENILFMPDCQILPYNERLMQTTLTMPNLIGMHLFQAESSLNRYGFQYKVEGPDSASVVINQFPKPGVTVDPHYPITLKIGPNADKKAPVHETGTMPNLVGLTLREALKQASVQGLAVNIQGSGIVRSQSVLPGSRILKGSKCYLEATL